In one window of Nocardioides panacisoli DNA:
- a CDS encoding TetR/AcrR family transcriptional regulator, which yields MTTTRVPQEERTRAMRLRLMEATVDLLVEKGFAGTTTTQVSERAGVSRGAQLHHFPTKNDLVVAAVEHLTEKRGADLAGAAADLPRGEHRTRAVVGMLGDHFASPVFTAALELWVAARTDPDLLAAVGPLEQRVGRETHRLTVDLLGADESVPGVRELVQATLDLVRGLGLADTISDDAKRRQRILDEWADTLDAALGSRGSAARTSTTEETP from the coding sequence GTGACCACGACCCGGGTGCCCCAGGAGGAGCGGACGCGTGCGATGCGGCTGCGCCTGATGGAGGCCACCGTGGACCTGCTGGTCGAGAAGGGCTTCGCCGGTACGACGACCACCCAGGTCTCCGAGCGCGCCGGCGTCAGCCGCGGGGCGCAGCTCCACCACTTCCCGACCAAGAACGACCTGGTCGTCGCCGCGGTCGAGCACCTCACCGAGAAGCGCGGCGCCGACCTCGCCGGGGCCGCCGCCGACCTGCCCCGCGGCGAGCACCGCACCCGCGCCGTCGTCGGGATGCTCGGCGACCACTTCGCCTCCCCGGTCTTCACCGCCGCCCTCGAGCTGTGGGTCGCCGCCCGCACCGACCCCGACCTGCTCGCTGCCGTCGGCCCGCTGGAGCAGCGCGTCGGCCGCGAGACCCACCGCCTGACGGTGGACCTGCTGGGTGCGGACGAGTCCGTGCCCGGCGTACGCGAGCTGGTGCAGGCCACGCTCGACCTCGTCCGTGGCCTCGGACTCGCCGACACCATCTCCGACGACGCCAAGCGGCGCCAGCGGATCCTCGACGAATGGGCCGACACCCTCGACGCCGCCCTCGGGTCCCGAGGCTCGGCCGCTCGCACCTCAACCACCGAGGAGACACCGTGA
- a CDS encoding SDR family oxidoreductase has product MTQTILITGASSGLGAEMARQFAAKGYDVGLCARRTDRLEELRSEILAAHPGRRVAVRALDVNDHDAVFTVFGELREELGHLDRVVVNAGLGKGGKLGTGKFAANLETAQTNFIGALAQTEAAMEIFRDQQAGHLVMVSSMGAMRGMPGSITTYAATKAGVAHLAEGVRTELYGTPLQKKVAVTVLYPGYIRSEMNDKVEQATPLMASTEKGVAAMVAAVEKEVADACVPPLPWSVLAPVMKHAPLPVFKRLI; this is encoded by the coding sequence ATGACGCAGACGATCCTGATCACGGGGGCATCGAGCGGACTCGGCGCGGAGATGGCCCGCCAGTTCGCGGCGAAGGGGTACGACGTGGGGCTGTGCGCCCGACGTACGGACCGGCTCGAGGAGCTCCGCAGCGAGATCCTCGCCGCCCACCCCGGGCGCCGGGTCGCCGTCCGCGCGCTCGACGTCAACGACCACGACGCCGTCTTCACCGTCTTCGGCGAGCTGCGCGAGGAGCTCGGCCACCTCGACCGCGTCGTGGTCAACGCCGGCCTGGGCAAGGGCGGCAAGCTCGGCACCGGGAAATTCGCGGCGAACCTCGAGACCGCGCAGACCAACTTCATCGGCGCCCTGGCGCAGACCGAGGCCGCGATGGAGATCTTCCGCGACCAGCAGGCCGGCCACCTGGTGATGGTCTCCTCGATGGGTGCGATGCGCGGCATGCCCGGCTCGATCACCACCTACGCCGCCACCAAGGCCGGCGTCGCGCACCTCGCCGAGGGCGTGCGCACCGAGCTCTACGGCACCCCGCTGCAGAAGAAGGTCGCCGTCACCGTCCTCTACCCCGGCTACATCCGCTCGGAGATGAACGACAAGGTCGAGCAGGCGACCCCGCTGATGGCCTCCACGGAGAAGGGCGTGGCGGCGATGGTCGCCGCGGTCGAGAAGGAGGTCGCCGACGCCTGCGTGCCGCCGCTGCCGTGGTCGGTGCTCGCGCCGGTGATGAAGCACGCCCCGCTGCCGGTCTTCAAGCGCCTCATCTGA
- a CDS encoding acyl-CoA dehydrogenase family protein — translation MQWNEERAALREVAAEFTRREVIPHLQEWEDAGELPRSLHQAAAKQGLLAVGYPEEVGGEGGDLLDVCAAQEGFLAAGASGGLMASLFTHGIALPHLIAQGSPELVDRYVRPTLAGDLIGSLGITEPGGGSDVARITTRAERDGDHYVINGAKTFITSAVRADFVTTAVRTGGEGHGGVSLVVVDKDTPGLTVDRRLHKMGWHCSDTAELSYVDVRVPVTNLVGEENHGFYYIAEQFVVERIFLALMGYGHAARCLELAAQYCRDRETFGKPLVANQVVRAKLVEMHRQVEVARTYTLDVARRHVAGETVIAEACLAKQTAVDTAVDVSNEAVQLFGGTGYMHGTEVERHYRDARLLPIGGGATEVLTDLAARLLGYAS, via the coding sequence ATGCAGTGGAACGAGGAGCGTGCGGCGCTCCGTGAGGTGGCGGCGGAGTTCACCCGCCGCGAGGTGATCCCGCACCTGCAGGAGTGGGAGGACGCCGGCGAGCTGCCCCGCAGCCTGCACCAGGCGGCGGCCAAGCAGGGCCTGCTCGCGGTCGGCTATCCGGAGGAGGTCGGCGGCGAGGGGGGAGACCTGCTCGACGTGTGTGCCGCGCAGGAGGGTTTCCTGGCCGCCGGGGCGTCCGGGGGCCTGATGGCGAGCCTGTTCACCCACGGGATCGCGTTGCCGCACCTCATCGCCCAGGGCTCACCGGAGCTGGTCGACCGCTACGTGCGACCCACGCTCGCCGGTGACCTGATCGGGTCGCTGGGCATCACCGAGCCCGGCGGCGGCTCCGACGTCGCCCGCATCACCACCCGCGCCGAGCGCGACGGCGACCACTACGTGATCAACGGCGCCAAGACCTTCATCACCTCGGCGGTCCGCGCGGACTTCGTGACCACCGCGGTCCGCACCGGTGGCGAGGGCCACGGCGGTGTGTCGCTCGTCGTCGTGGACAAGGACACGCCCGGCCTCACCGTCGACCGGCGCCTGCACAAGATGGGCTGGCACTGCTCCGACACCGCCGAGCTGTCCTACGTCGACGTCCGGGTGCCGGTGACCAACCTGGTCGGCGAGGAGAACCACGGCTTCTACTACATCGCCGAGCAGTTCGTGGTCGAGCGGATCTTTCTGGCGTTGATGGGCTACGGGCACGCCGCCCGCTGCCTGGAGCTCGCCGCGCAGTACTGCCGCGACCGGGAGACCTTCGGCAAGCCGCTGGTCGCCAACCAGGTCGTGCGGGCCAAGCTCGTCGAGATGCACCGCCAGGTGGAGGTCGCGCGCACCTACACCCTCGACGTGGCCCGGCGCCACGTCGCCGGGGAGACGGTGATCGCCGAGGCCTGCCTGGCCAAGCAGACCGCCGTCGACACCGCCGTCGACGTGAGCAACGAGGCGGTGCAGCTCTTCGGCGGCACCGGCTACATGCACGGCACCGAGGTCGAGCGGCACTACCGCGACGCCCGGCTGCTGCCGATCGGCGGGGGAGCGACCGAGGTGCTCACCGACCTCGCCGCCCGACTGTTGGGCTACGCCTCATGA
- a CDS encoding acyclic terpene utilization AtuA family protein, translating to MRDPIRIGNCSGFYGDRLSAMRELLEGGGVDVITGDYLAELTMLILGKDTMKDAELGYARTFLTQLEDCLALAVDKGVTIVSNAGGLNPAGLAAKVREIAAAQGLSVSVAHVEGDDLRGSGLYDGALTANAYLGAFGIARALEEGADVVVTGRTTDASVVLGPAMAHHGWRPTDYDQLAGAVVAGHVIECGTQACGGNFSGFRQLIRDGAPMDRPLGFPIAEIAADGSSVITKHEGTGGAVTVDTVTAQLLYEVQTTRYLNPDVTARLDSIRLSEEGPDRVGINDVTGTAPPRQLKVATNHLGGFRNQMEFVITGLDIEEKAAWLRSQLEPHLTASSVTWSQTPLREADADTEEGASVLLRCIVMDPEAGPVSKAFTGPAVELALASYPGFTMTAPPGKPSPYGIYRPAYVDRDRVEHTVVHADGTREVVADPSEFVEDVAPEELDPDLGRRPSPYPGRPDSMTRRMPLGAFVHARSGDKGGNANLGLWVEHDGSPKYDDRVRWLTKLMSHKKIDELIPEAKGLDVDVYLLPNLGAVNVLIHGLLGEGVAASTRFDPQAKALGEWIRGRKVSIQEDLV from the coding sequence ATGAGGGATCCCATCCGGATCGGCAACTGCTCGGGGTTCTACGGCGACCGCCTCTCGGCGATGCGCGAGCTCCTCGAGGGCGGCGGCGTCGACGTCATCACCGGCGACTACCTCGCCGAGCTGACCATGCTCATCCTCGGCAAGGACACCATGAAGGACGCCGAGCTGGGCTACGCCCGGACCTTCCTCACCCAGCTCGAGGACTGCCTCGCGCTCGCGGTGGACAAGGGCGTCACGATCGTCAGCAACGCCGGCGGCCTCAACCCCGCCGGGCTCGCCGCCAAGGTGCGCGAGATCGCCGCCGCCCAGGGCCTGTCGGTCTCGGTGGCCCACGTCGAGGGCGACGACCTGCGCGGCAGCGGCCTGTACGACGGCGCGCTCACCGCCAACGCCTACCTCGGCGCCTTCGGCATCGCCCGCGCCCTGGAGGAGGGCGCCGACGTCGTCGTCACCGGCCGCACCACCGACGCCAGCGTCGTCCTCGGCCCCGCGATGGCCCACCACGGGTGGCGGCCCACCGACTACGACCAGCTGGCCGGCGCCGTCGTCGCGGGCCACGTGATCGAGTGCGGCACCCAGGCGTGCGGCGGCAACTTCTCCGGCTTCCGACAGCTGATCCGCGACGGGGCGCCGATGGACCGGCCTCTCGGCTTCCCGATCGCCGAGATCGCCGCCGACGGCTCGAGCGTCATCACCAAGCACGAGGGCACCGGTGGCGCGGTCACCGTCGACACCGTGACCGCCCAGCTGCTCTACGAGGTCCAGACCACGCGCTACCTCAACCCCGACGTCACCGCGCGCCTCGACAGCATCCGGCTCAGCGAGGAGGGTCCGGACCGCGTCGGCATCAACGACGTCACCGGCACCGCACCCCCGCGGCAGCTCAAGGTCGCCACCAACCACCTGGGCGGGTTCCGCAACCAGATGGAGTTCGTCATCACCGGCCTCGACATCGAGGAGAAGGCCGCCTGGCTGCGCAGCCAGCTCGAGCCGCACCTGACGGCGAGCAGCGTCACGTGGAGCCAGACGCCGCTGCGTGAGGCCGACGCCGACACCGAGGAGGGCGCCTCGGTCCTGCTGCGCTGCATCGTGATGGATCCGGAGGCGGGGCCCGTCAGCAAGGCCTTCACCGGCCCGGCCGTCGAACTCGCCCTCGCCTCCTACCCGGGCTTCACGATGACCGCACCCCCGGGCAAGCCGTCGCCGTACGGCATCTACCGGCCGGCGTACGTCGATCGTGACCGCGTCGAGCACACGGTGGTCCACGCCGACGGCACCCGCGAGGTGGTCGCCGACCCGAGCGAGTTCGTCGAGGACGTCGCGCCCGAGGAGCTCGACCCGGACCTCGGCCGCCGCCCCTCGCCCTACCCCGGCAGGCCGGACTCGATGACGCGCCGCATGCCCCTGGGGGCCTTCGTGCACGCGCGGTCGGGCGACAAGGGCGGCAACGCCAACCTCGGCCTGTGGGTCGAGCACGACGGGTCACCCAAGTACGACGACCGTGTGCGCTGGCTGACCAAGCTGATGAGCCACAAGAAGATCGACGAGCTCATCCCCGAGGCGAAGGGCCTCGATGTCGACGTCTACCTGCTGCCCAACCTGGGCGCGGTCAACGTGCTGATCCACGGCCTGCTCGGCGAGGGCGTCGCGGCGTCGACCCGGTTCGACCCGCAGGCGAAGGCGCTCGGCGAGTGGATCCGGGGTCGCAAGGTGAGCATCCAGGAAGACTTGGTGTGA
- a CDS encoding TIGR03084 family metal-binding protein yields the protein MSDVLDGVLADLATESDQLRAAVLAADAWDTATPAEGWTVATQVAHLLWTDEVATLAAHADTPEGKEAWDAVVLQALEDPTGFVDASAHEVAALAPGDLVARWDAAHAGLVEALRSRPAGTKMPWFGPPMSPTSMATARFMETWAHALDVYEALVATGSIEALPAPTDRIQHVAHIGVRTRDFAFVTNELDPPAEEFRIELTAPGGDTWTWGPDDASQRVSGPAHDFCALVTQRVHRDDTDLVATGADAEQWLAIAQCFAGPPGGGRVSMSSTTEGEDA from the coding sequence GTGAGTGACGTACTGGACGGCGTGCTCGCCGACCTCGCCACCGAGAGCGACCAGCTGCGCGCAGCGGTCCTCGCCGCCGACGCCTGGGACACTGCCACCCCGGCCGAGGGGTGGACCGTCGCCACCCAGGTGGCCCACCTGTTGTGGACCGACGAGGTCGCCACGCTGGCGGCCCACGCCGACACCCCCGAGGGCAAGGAGGCCTGGGACGCCGTCGTGCTCCAGGCGTTGGAGGACCCCACCGGCTTCGTCGACGCCAGCGCCCACGAGGTCGCCGCGCTTGCCCCGGGCGACCTGGTCGCACGGTGGGACGCCGCCCACGCCGGGCTCGTCGAGGCCCTGCGCAGCCGGCCCGCCGGCACCAAGATGCCGTGGTTCGGGCCGCCGATGTCGCCGACCTCGATGGCCACCGCCCGCTTCATGGAGACCTGGGCCCACGCCCTGGACGTCTACGAGGCGCTGGTCGCCACGGGCTCCATCGAGGCGCTGCCCGCACCGACGGACCGGATCCAGCACGTGGCCCACATCGGTGTCCGGACCCGCGACTTCGCGTTCGTGACCAACGAGCTCGACCCGCCGGCCGAGGAGTTCCGCATCGAGCTCACCGCGCCCGGCGGTGACACCTGGACCTGGGGCCCCGACGACGCCAGCCAACGCGTGAGCGGCCCGGCCCACGACTTCTGCGCCCTGGTCACCCAGCGCGTCCACCGCGACGACACCGACCTGGTCGCCACCGGCGCCGACGCCGAGCAGTGGCTGGCCATCGCCCAGTGCTTCGCCGGACCGCCCGGAGGCGGCCGGGTCTCGATGAGCTCGACCACCGAGGGGGAGGACGCATGA
- a CDS encoding acyl-CoA dehydrogenase family protein — protein sequence MTVSTMFTEPEERVALREAVAKLAASYGREYVEKQARADGKMTEMWLEMGRHGFLGVNLPEEYGGGGGGMADLAAVLEEAAAAGAPLLMMVVSPAICGSIIARCGTEEQKRQWLPSIADGSHLMAFGITEADAGSNSHQITTTATRDGDEWVLKGQKTFISGVDEAQSVLIVARTADERTGKLKPALFVVPTDATGFDRQVIPMAWEAPEKQFTLFLDDVRVPDDALVGGSDNTDAGLWQLFAGLNPERIMGGAMSCGTARYALSRAVEYANQRSVWKDQPIGSHQAIAHPLAKVKIELEQARMLWQKAAALYDAGDDFTAGEYANMAKYAGGEIACNATDAAVHTHGGNGLTQEYGLANMMVAARLGRIAPVSREMILNFVAMHSLGLPKSY from the coding sequence ATGACCGTGTCCACGATGTTCACCGAGCCCGAGGAGCGGGTCGCGCTGCGCGAGGCCGTCGCGAAGCTGGCCGCGAGCTACGGCCGCGAGTACGTCGAGAAGCAGGCCCGCGCCGACGGCAAGATGACCGAGATGTGGCTGGAGATGGGCCGCCACGGGTTCCTCGGCGTCAACCTCCCCGAGGAGTACGGCGGCGGGGGCGGCGGCATGGCCGACCTCGCGGCGGTGCTGGAGGAGGCCGCTGCCGCGGGGGCGCCGCTGCTGATGATGGTGGTCAGCCCCGCGATCTGCGGCTCGATCATCGCCCGCTGCGGCACCGAGGAGCAGAAGCGTCAGTGGCTGCCGAGCATCGCCGACGGCTCGCACCTGATGGCGTTCGGCATCACCGAGGCCGACGCCGGGTCCAACTCCCACCAGATCACCACCACCGCCACGCGTGACGGCGACGAGTGGGTGCTGAAGGGGCAGAAGACCTTCATTTCCGGCGTCGACGAGGCCCAGTCGGTGCTGATCGTGGCGCGCACCGCGGACGAGAGGACCGGCAAGCTCAAGCCGGCGCTCTTCGTCGTCCCGACCGACGCCACCGGCTTCGACCGGCAGGTCATCCCGATGGCCTGGGAGGCGCCGGAGAAGCAGTTCACGCTGTTCCTCGACGACGTCCGCGTCCCGGACGACGCCCTCGTCGGGGGCTCGGACAACACCGACGCCGGGCTGTGGCAGCTCTTCGCCGGCCTCAACCCCGAGCGCATCATGGGCGGCGCGATGTCGTGCGGCACGGCCCGCTACGCGTTGTCCCGCGCCGTCGAGTACGCCAACCAGCGCTCGGTCTGGAAGGACCAGCCGATCGGCTCCCACCAGGCCATCGCCCACCCGCTGGCCAAGGTCAAGATCGAGCTCGAGCAGGCGCGGATGCTGTGGCAGAAGGCGGCCGCGCTCTACGACGCCGGCGACGACTTCACTGCCGGCGAGTACGCCAACATGGCCAAGTACGCCGGCGGCGAGATCGCCTGCAACGCCACCGACGCCGCGGTCCACACCCACGGCGGCAACGGGCTGACGCAGGAGTACGGCCTGGCCAACATGATGGTCGCGGCCCGCCTGGGCCGGATCGCGCCGGTGAGCCGGGAGATGATCCTCAACTTCGTCGCGATGCACTCCCTGGGCCTGCCCAAGTCCTACTGA
- a CDS encoding histidine phosphatase family protein: MGLVLLVRHGQASFGADDYDVLSDVGWQQGRLLGAWLAAQGVTPARVVRGDMRRHRETAEAMAEGAGWGGVPTEVAADWDEFDHLSVVAADPDHPGGELSRREFQQVFERATARWTAGEGEGYAETYAGFCARVRRGLESAAGASGTTVVVSSGGPIAVAAADLADPAAEPPVHARLWQRFNTVVVNSSVTRVIVGATGTRLLTFNEHAHLTPDVLTYR; encoded by the coding sequence GTGGGTCTCGTCCTCCTCGTCCGTCACGGCCAGGCATCCTTCGGTGCCGACGACTACGACGTGCTCTCCGACGTCGGCTGGCAGCAGGGACGACTGCTGGGGGCCTGGCTGGCCGCGCAGGGCGTGACGCCGGCCCGCGTCGTCCGCGGCGACATGCGCCGCCATCGCGAGACCGCCGAGGCGATGGCCGAGGGCGCCGGATGGGGCGGCGTACCCACCGAGGTCGCGGCCGACTGGGACGAGTTCGACCACCTCAGTGTCGTGGCGGCCGACCCGGACCACCCCGGCGGGGAACTGTCGCGGCGGGAGTTCCAGCAGGTCTTCGAGCGTGCGACCGCCCGGTGGACCGCCGGCGAGGGCGAGGGGTACGCCGAGACCTACGCCGGCTTCTGCGCCCGGGTCAGGCGCGGGCTCGAGTCAGCGGCCGGCGCGTCGGGCACCACGGTCGTGGTCAGCTCCGGCGGACCGATCGCGGTGGCCGCCGCCGACCTGGCCGACCCCGCGGCGGAGCCGCCGGTGCACGCCCGGCTGTGGCAGCGGTTCAACACCGTCGTGGTGAACTCCTCGGTCACCCGCGTCATCGTCGGCGCCACCGGCACCCGCCTGCTCACCTTCAACGAGCACGCCCACCTCACCCCGGACGTGCTCACCTACCGCTGA
- a CDS encoding acetyl/propionyl/methylcrotonyl-CoA carboxylase subunit alpha: protein MINKVLVANRGEIARRVFATCRRLGIETVAVHSDADAGLPFVAEADTAVRLPGNTPAETYLRSDLVLEAARRTGADAVHPGYGFLSENADFAREVAAAGLTWIGPSPTSIEQMGSKIESKKLMEAAGVPVLGNLTPDTATEADLPLLVKASAGGGGRGMRVVRELSALADEVATASSEAESAFGDGTVFVEPYVQRGRHVEVQVVGDGEAAVVFGTRDCSLQRRHQKVVEEAPAPAIPEVTREEIHEAARAAATSVGYVGAGTVEFLYDADTDRFYFLEMNTRLQVEHPVTEAIHGVDLVALQVAVAEGRPLPEVAPPQGHAIEVRLYAEDPAADYAPQTGLLLDFDIDHDDEFALDGYGVRLDAGFGAGNEVGTFYDAMLAKVVAWAPTREQAARLLARRLETAALHGVVTNRDQLVASLRHPEFLSGAMTTSFYDDHPEACGRVAPDDLAPFVAAVALAEHRRRRRPVQSRIPSGFRNVTAMPQVTTFELEGESVEARWYGGRDGFRPADVAEDRPVTVVGVSTGSTNDTSVVLDVAGTERRYDVQVVATGSANGQAVLVDGPDGGITLRVPPRFLDPADKVAEGSLLAPMPGSVIDVRAAAGDRVSQGQPIVVMEAMKMQHTVAAPYDGVVAEVPATSGDQVEAGAVLAVVDPADDEGADA, encoded by the coding sequence ATGATCAACAAGGTTCTGGTCGCCAACCGTGGCGAGATCGCGCGGCGGGTCTTCGCGACCTGTCGCCGGCTGGGCATCGAGACGGTGGCGGTGCACTCCGACGCCGACGCGGGCCTGCCGTTCGTCGCCGAGGCCGACACCGCGGTCCGGCTGCCGGGCAACACCCCGGCCGAGACCTACCTGCGGTCCGACCTGGTGCTGGAGGCGGCGCGGCGTACCGGCGCGGACGCGGTCCACCCCGGTTACGGCTTCCTGTCCGAGAACGCCGACTTCGCGCGCGAGGTCGCCGCGGCCGGGCTGACGTGGATCGGGCCGTCGCCGACCTCGATCGAGCAGATGGGCTCCAAGATCGAGTCCAAGAAGCTGATGGAGGCCGCGGGCGTGCCGGTGCTGGGCAACCTCACGCCCGACACCGCGACCGAGGCGGACCTGCCGCTGCTGGTGAAGGCGTCGGCGGGTGGCGGTGGCCGCGGCATGCGGGTGGTGCGTGAGCTGTCGGCGCTGGCCGACGAGGTCGCCACGGCCTCCTCGGAGGCGGAGTCCGCCTTCGGTGACGGCACCGTCTTCGTCGAGCCCTACGTGCAGCGGGGCCGCCACGTCGAGGTCCAGGTGGTCGGCGACGGCGAGGCGGCCGTCGTGTTCGGCACCCGCGACTGCTCGTTGCAGCGGCGCCACCAGAAGGTCGTGGAGGAGGCGCCCGCGCCGGCCATCCCCGAGGTGACCCGCGAGGAGATCCACGAGGCCGCCCGGGCCGCCGCGACGTCGGTGGGCTACGTCGGTGCCGGCACGGTGGAGTTCCTCTACGACGCCGACACCGACCGGTTCTACTTCCTGGAGATGAACACCCGCCTCCAGGTGGAGCACCCCGTCACCGAGGCGATCCACGGCGTCGACCTGGTCGCGCTGCAGGTCGCGGTCGCCGAGGGGCGTCCCCTCCCCGAGGTCGCGCCGCCGCAGGGCCACGCGATCGAGGTGCGGCTCTACGCCGAGGACCCGGCGGCCGACTACGCGCCGCAGACCGGCCTGCTGCTGGACTTCGACATCGACCACGACGACGAGTTCGCGCTCGACGGGTACGGCGTCCGGCTCGATGCCGGGTTCGGGGCCGGCAACGAGGTCGGCACCTTCTACGACGCCATGCTCGCCAAGGTGGTCGCGTGGGCGCCGACCCGCGAGCAGGCGGCCCGTCTCCTCGCGCGCCGGCTGGAGACGGCCGCCCTGCACGGGGTGGTGACCAACCGCGACCAGCTGGTCGCCTCGCTGCGGCACCCGGAGTTCCTCAGCGGCGCGATGACCACCTCGTTCTACGACGACCACCCCGAGGCCTGCGGTCGCGTCGCGCCGGACGACCTCGCGCCGTTCGTGGCCGCGGTCGCGCTCGCCGAGCACCGGCGCCGGCGTCGGCCGGTGCAGTCGCGCATCCCGTCGGGGTTCCGCAACGTCACCGCGATGCCGCAGGTGACGACGTTCGAGCTGGAGGGCGAGTCCGTCGAGGCCCGGTGGTACGGCGGCCGCGACGGGTTCCGCCCCGCCGACGTGGCCGAGGACCGTCCGGTGACGGTGGTCGGGGTCTCGACAGGCTCGACCAACGACACCTCGGTGGTCCTCGACGTGGCCGGCACCGAGCGGCGCTATGACGTACAGGTGGTCGCCACGGGCTCGGCCAACGGTCAGGCGGTGCTGGTCGACGGGCCCGACGGCGGGATCACGCTGCGGGTGCCGCCCCGGTTCCTGGACCCGGCCGACAAGGTCGCCGAGGGGTCGCTGCTCGCGCCGATGCCGGGCAGCGTGATCGACGTCCGTGCCGCCGCCGGCGACCGGGTGAGCCAGGGCCAGCCCATCGTGGTGATGGAGGCCATGAAGATGCAGCACACCGTGGCGGCGCCGTACGACGGCGTGGTGGCCGAGGTGCCCGCCACGTCCGGCGACCAGGTCGAGGCGGGCGCCGTGCTCGCCGTGGTCGACCCCGCAGACGACGAAGGAGCAGATGCATGA
- a CDS encoding acyl-CoA carboxylase subunit beta, whose protein sequence is MTTEAPEQARREAMLAKIDELRAECAKAVEGGGEKYVARHKERGKLTARERIELLVDEGSAFLELMPLAGWGSDFKVGASLVTGIGVVEGVECLIVANDPTVKGGALNPWSLKKSFRAAEIAEKNGLPTINLTESGGADLPTQSEIFIPGGRGFRDLTRASAAKRSTISVVFGNSTAGGAYVPGMSDYVIMVKEQAKVFLAGPPLVKMATGEESDDETLGGAEMHSRTSGSSDFLAIDEYDALRQARRVVARLNWHKQGHVPAASYADPDLDPDGLLDLIPTDLKEPFDPREAILRIVDGVSPSSTTGGGNAVAFDEFKPLYGSALVTGWATLHGHEIGILANARGVLMSEEAQKAAQFIQLANQKDTPLLFLHNTTGYMVGAEYEQGGIIKHGAQMINAVSNSTVPHLTVVMGASYGAGNYGMNGRAYDPRFLFTWPSAKSAVMGPQQLAGVLEIVARQSAESKGKPFDAAEFQGVKDMVEQTIEEQSLPFFLSGLVYDDGVIDPRDTRDVLGICLSVINNQRVEGAMNFGVFRL, encoded by the coding sequence ATGACCACCGAAGCACCCGAGCAGGCACGCCGGGAGGCGATGCTGGCCAAGATCGACGAGCTGCGCGCCGAGTGCGCGAAGGCCGTCGAGGGCGGCGGCGAGAAGTACGTCGCCCGCCACAAGGAGCGCGGCAAGCTCACCGCGCGCGAGCGGATCGAGCTGCTCGTCGACGAGGGGTCGGCGTTCCTGGAGCTGATGCCGCTGGCCGGCTGGGGCAGCGACTTCAAGGTCGGCGCCAGCCTCGTCACCGGCATCGGCGTCGTCGAGGGCGTGGAGTGCCTGATCGTGGCCAACGACCCCACGGTCAAGGGCGGCGCGCTCAACCCGTGGTCGCTGAAGAAGTCCTTCCGGGCGGCGGAGATCGCGGAGAAGAACGGCCTCCCCACGATCAACCTCACCGAGTCCGGTGGCGCCGACCTGCCCACGCAGAGCGAGATCTTCATCCCCGGCGGCCGCGGCTTCCGCGACCTGACCCGCGCGAGCGCTGCCAAGCGCTCCACCATCTCGGTGGTCTTCGGCAACTCCACGGCCGGCGGTGCCTACGTGCCGGGCATGAGCGACTACGTGATCATGGTCAAGGAGCAGGCCAAGGTCTTCCTGGCCGGTCCGCCGCTGGTCAAGATGGCCACCGGTGAGGAGAGCGATGACGAGACGCTCGGCGGCGCGGAGATGCACTCGCGCACCTCGGGGTCCTCGGACTTCCTCGCGATCGACGAGTACGACGCGCTGCGCCAGGCCCGCCGGGTCGTGGCCCGCCTCAACTGGCACAAGCAGGGCCACGTCCCCGCGGCGTCGTACGCCGACCCGGACCTGGACCCCGACGGCCTGCTGGACCTCATCCCGACCGACCTGAAGGAGCCCTTCGACCCGCGCGAGGCGATCCTGCGCATCGTCGACGGGGTCTCGCCGAGCTCGACCACCGGCGGGGGCAACGCGGTCGCCTTCGACGAGTTCAAGCCGCTCTACGGGTCCGCGCTCGTCACCGGCTGGGCGACGCTGCACGGTCACGAGATCGGCATCCTCGCCAACGCCCGCGGCGTGTTGATGAGTGAGGAGGCGCAGAAGGCGGCGCAGTTCATCCAGCTGGCCAACCAGAAGGACACGCCGCTGCTGTTCCTGCACAACACGACCGGCTACATGGTCGGCGCGGAGTACGAGCAGGGCGGCATCATCAAGCACGGCGCGCAGATGATCAACGCGGTCAGCAACTCCACCGTGCCGCACCTGACGGTGGTCATGGGCGCCTCCTACGGCGCCGGCAACTACGGCATGAACGGCCGCGCCTACGACCCGCGGTTCCTCTTCACCTGGCCCTCGGCCAAGTCGGCGGTGATGGGGCCGCAGCAGCTGGCCGGCGTCCTGGAGATCGTGGCGCGCCAGTCGGCGGAGTCCAAGGGCAAGCCGTTCGACGCCGCGGAGTTCCAGGGCGTGAAGGACATGGTCGAGCAGACCATCGAGGAGCAGTCGCTGCCGTTCTTCCTCTCCGGCCTCGTGTACGACGACGGCGTGATCGACCCGCGTGACACGCGTGACGTGCTGGGCATCTGCCTGTCGGTGATCAACAACCAGCGGGTGGAGGGCGCCATGAACTTCGGCGTCTTCCGCCTCTGA